Within Bacteroidota bacterium, the genomic segment GCACAGTCGCTTTACTTCCCACCGCTAACAGGTAATACGTGGGATACCCTTTCGCCCGCCTCGCTGGGCTGGTGCCCCGATAAAGTTGACTCGCTCATTCAGTTTGTGGGCAGCCGGAACACCAAGGCCTTCATCGTGCTCAAAGACGGTAAAATTGTCATCGAAGAATACTACGGAACCTTTACGGCCGACAGTCTCTGGTACTGGGCTTCGGCTGGCAAAACACTTACTGCTTTTACCGTGGGCATTGCCCAGCGCGAGGGCTACCTGCAACTGAGCGATACCACTTCCGATTATCTCGGCACCGGCTGGACAGCCTGCACACCGGCGCAGGAAGAAAAAATAACCGTCTGGCACCAGCTCACCATGACTTCCGGCCTCGACGATGGTGTGCCTGATCATCACTGCACGCTTGATACCTGTTTGCAATACCTTGCCGATGCCGGTACACGCTGGGCCTATCACAACGGGCCATATACCTTGCTCGACGGGGTAATTGAAAATGCTACAGGGTTTACACTCAACCAGTACATCACCCAAAAAGTGAAAGCACCCACCGGCATGACCGGCCTGTTTATTCCCAGCGGGTACAACAATTTATACATCAGCAATGCCCGCAGCATGGCGCGTTTCGGTTTGCTGCTGCTTAACCGCGGGGTATGGAATACCACGCCG encodes:
- a CDS encoding serine hydrolase gives rise to the protein MMKKLLLALLVFTAFRASAQSLYFPPLTGNTWDTLSPASLGWCPDKVDSLIQFVGSRNTKAFIVLKDGKIVIEEYYGTFTADSLWYWASAGKTLTAFTVGIAQREGYLQLSDTTSDYLGTGWTACTPAQEEKITVWHQLTMTSGLDDGVPDHHCTLDTCLQYLADAGTRWAYHNGPYTLLDGVIENATGFTLNQYITQKVKAPTGMTGLFIPSGYNNLYISNARSMARFGLLLLNRGVWNTTPVLNDTAYFNQMVNTSQPLNQSYGYLTWLNGKNSFMAPGLQFQFPGSFNPNAPADMFCALGKNGQFIDVVPSQNIVLIRMGNTPWANNDVPFTLNDTIWIKLNEAMCAPQAVTEFTQPQFTLSPNPAADVLNFYWHGNNAQLEVFDCSGKRITSRQLAFGPGSIEVSDWAGGLYFARITGENTVPHTQKILISH